A genomic window from Silene latifolia isolate original U9 population chromosome 11, ASM4854445v1, whole genome shotgun sequence includes:
- the LOC141612619 gene encoding F-box/LRR-repeat protein At3g58900-like, with the protein MDYSKVEVVNDRLSELPDEILIHILSFLPTYESVRTVLLRPFGTLWTLVPSFDIYDYHVYRYWDNASDGSGDDNVNAGDGSGDDNDERSPATRAFFIFVRNVLVRHSRPKITRFRLNINWSYLLYEHNGKEGDLSYELDSLVNFALRKDVEILDINLGLVQPDDLFYRLPHTEFVSDSITELKLEFLEMRLQTRFQMGLLRVLRLIYVEISDSVFREIILGCPLLKELEIDNCPSLNELIIDAPNVEKLILDSRYSCPIVNCPNLKSFWFTGFVDYIEVQDLSSLVDVRFNLKSRNEEFKEFEQFITALNPALSAKFVSFSCESVTVLFYCMEKHHPQMSMNWKHVELCMWLTEKHIPGLCRMLRNSPHLEELVIDFTSWHYDFLQPIESELNNCSIDEEDCCSRSLKRVVIYNASMCSYPCLVQLISSLLQNATVLAELVIYYKAADKWPYERVLSSEQWTEFSNNLLTFPRASRDVIVSLFKSI; encoded by the exons ATGGATTATTCCAAGGTTGAAGTAGTAAATGATAGGTTATCTGAATTACCAGACGAAATTCTGATACACATTCTGTCATTTTTACCCACCTATGAGTCTGTAAGAACCGTGTTACTTAGGCCCTTTGGCACCTTATGGACTTTAGTCCCGAGTTTCGATATTTATGACTATCATGTCTACCGCTATTGGGACAATGCTAGTGACGGTAGTGGTGATGATAATGTTAATGCTGGTGACGGTAGTGGTGATGATAATGATGAACGCTCACCAGCAACTCGGGCATTCTTCATCTTTGTACGAAATGTCCTGGTGCGCCATAGTCGCCCCAAGATTACTAGGTTTCGGTTAAATATAAATTGGTCCTACTTATTGTATGAGCACAATGGGAAAGAGGGTGACCTAAGTTATGAACTAGACTCATTGGTAAATTTTGCTCTAAGGAAAGATGTCGAAATTCTTGACATTAATCTCGGTTTAGTGCAACCGGATGACCTGTTTTACAGATTACCTCATACTGAATTTGTCAGTGATTCCATTACTGAACTGAAGCTGGAGTTTCTCGAGATGAGGCTCCAGACCCGCTTTCAGATGGGTTTGTTGCGGGTCCTGAGGCTTATATATGTCGAGATCAGTGATTCTGTGTTTCGCGAAATCATTCTTGGGTGTCCTTTATTAAAGGAATTGGAGATAGATAATTGTCCTTCATTGAATGAGCTGATTATTGATGCTCCTAATGTTGAAAAACTGATACTTGATTCTCGATATTCTTGCCCGATTGTTAATTGTCCGAATTTGAAGTCCTTTTGGTTCACTGGATTTGTTGATTATATTGAAGTTCAAGATCTTTCATCTCTTGTGGATGTTAGATTCAATCTTAAATCTCGAAACGAGGAGTTCAAAGAGTTTGAACAGTTTATCACTGCTTTGAACCCGGCTTTGAGTGCCAAGTTCGTCTCATTTTCGTGTGAATCTGTCACG GTGTTGTTTTACTGCATGGAAAAACATCATCCACAAATGTCGATGAATTGGAAACATGTTGAGCTTTGTATGTGGTTGACGGAGAAGCACATCCCTGGACTGTGTCGGATGCTGAGAAATTCACCTCACTTGGAGGAACTTGTGATAGATTTTACAAGCTGGCACTATGATTTTCTTCAG CCAATCGAGTCAGAACTCAATAATTGCAGCATAGACGAAGAAGACTGCTGTTCACGCTCTCTCAAACGCGTAGTCATCTACAATGCCTCAATGTGCTCATACCCTTGTTTGGTTCAGTTAATAAGCAGCCTGTTACAGAATGCTACTGTCCTTGCTGAACTAGTGATTTATTACAAGGCGGCTGACAAATGGCCGTACGAGAGAGTACTATCATCAGAGCAATGGACAGAGTTTTCTAACAACTTGCTAACATTCCCAAGGGCTTCTCGAGATGTAATAGTTTCCCTCTTCAAATCCATTTGA